The Campylobacterota bacterium genome includes a window with the following:
- a CDS encoding AAA family ATPase produces the protein MQTLIGQIDKIIYENNGFFIARLRSGEKISAHYYESDVAHLEGAAITLKGAWEEHEKYGRSFRAESLLVNQHELFFFLNRVVKGFTKKLTAELIERYTTEGLIDILDNDIDRLMEIKGMSAKRLAKLSAGWKQFRSMRLLGEYLAPLGVTPSLLRLIAEAMRDVGDPIEAIRSNPYGLMRINGIGFKKADEIAIQMGIGVHDPRRIQAAMEYTLGEYCDAEGNSCIERETLYDKLDLLLELGDHAPYDEALEDRIREGSIVRLRSGKLAPTRIFEAEQFLLEQFRKRGKPLFPELCDDLAAFLSERGLNLGEQQYKALEAINSGTGLLFLVGYAGTGKSTTAKALLDLLSLRHDAALIMTCALSGIASQRIRERSGYQSSTIQSLLVRFESHDEMPYKAVLIDEASMINSTLFARLIAKISSDAIVIVVGDDAQLPPIGAGNPLSDAIALNLAPTITLTHIYRQRDDQAIALIANDIRQGKIPPYRETYDDFAFLPVELPNRHALKNSLGADAFSEAIQTLAHNTLARIAEVTLEHLADSREKLRAKEIRDYLTAFQVLSPMRSNTLGVDNLNTVLQEYFNPKAKKKISTRKGELRLMDKVVHVKNENIPSYTPEEFKEGGEASERRIFNGMCGLLFRIDDDEELAFVYYPNEELIVQYKFEGIGELLNLSYALSIHKVQGMEYDTVVIVMSFSHHIMLNTKLLYTALTRAKRRCIVVGESGAFESASRRLEHTRRATVMRELAKG, from the coding sequence ATGCAAACCCTGATCGGCCAAATCGACAAAATCATCTACGAGAACAACGGCTTCTTCATCGCGCGGCTGCGCAGCGGGGAGAAGATCAGCGCCCATTATTACGAGAGCGACGTCGCGCACCTTGAGGGGGCGGCGATCACGCTCAAAGGGGCGTGGGAGGAGCACGAGAAGTACGGCCGGAGCTTCCGGGCCGAATCGCTGCTGGTCAACCAGCATGAGCTCTTCTTTTTCCTCAACCGCGTCGTGAAAGGCTTTACGAAAAAGCTGACCGCCGAGCTGATCGAGCGCTACACCACCGAAGGACTGATCGACATCCTCGACAACGACATCGACCGCCTCATGGAGATCAAAGGGATGAGCGCCAAACGGCTCGCCAAGCTCTCGGCCGGATGGAAACAGTTTCGCTCCATGCGGCTTCTGGGCGAATATCTCGCCCCCTTAGGGGTCACCCCCTCCCTGCTGCGCCTCATCGCCGAAGCGATGCGCGATGTCGGCGATCCGATCGAAGCGATCCGTTCCAACCCCTACGGCCTGATGCGAATCAACGGGATCGGTTTCAAAAAAGCCGACGAAATCGCCATCCAGATGGGAATAGGAGTCCATGATCCCCGCCGCATCCAGGCCGCCATGGAATACACGCTGGGGGAATATTGCGACGCGGAGGGGAACAGCTGCATCGAGCGCGAAACCCTCTACGACAAACTCGACCTGCTCCTCGAACTCGGAGACCATGCCCCCTACGACGAAGCGCTCGAAGACCGTATCCGCGAGGGGAGCATCGTCCGTCTCCGCAGCGGCAAGCTCGCCCCGACACGGATTTTTGAGGCCGAACAGTTTCTCCTGGAGCAGTTTCGCAAACGGGGAAAGCCCCTTTTCCCCGAGCTGTGTGATGACCTGGCCGCTTTTTTGTCCGAGCGGGGCCTAAATCTGGGCGAACAGCAGTACAAAGCGCTCGAAGCCATCAATTCGGGAACCGGACTCCTCTTTCTCGTAGGATACGCCGGAACCGGGAAAAGCACGACGGCCAAAGCACTGCTCGATCTGCTCAGCCTCCGCCATGACGCCGCGCTGATCATGACCTGCGCGCTGAGCGGCATCGCTTCCCAGCGGATACGGGAGCGGAGCGGTTATCAGAGTTCCACGATCCAAAGCCTGCTGGTACGGTTCGAGTCCCACGACGAAATGCCCTACAAGGCGGTCCTGATCGACGAAGCTTCGATGATCAATTCGACCCTTTTTGCCCGCCTGATCGCCAAAATATCTTCCGATGCGATCGTCATCGTCGTCGGCGACGATGCCCAGCTCCCCCCGATCGGCGCGGGCAATCCCCTCAGCGACGCCATCGCGCTAAATCTCGCGCCGACAATCACCCTTACCCATATCTACCGTCAGCGCGACGATCAGGCCATCGCACTCATCGCCAACGACATCCGGCAGGGAAAGATCCCCCCGTACCGTGAAACCTACGACGACTTCGCCTTTCTCCCCGTCGAACTTCCCAACCGCCATGCCCTCAAAAACAGCCTCGGCGCCGACGCGTTTTCCGAAGCGATCCAGACGCTCGCCCACAACACCCTCGCCCGAATCGCCGAAGTGACGCTCGAACATCTGGCCGATTCGCGTGAAAAACTGCGCGCCAAAGAGATCCGCGACTACCTCACCGCATTCCAGGTCCTCTCCCCGATGCGCTCGAATACACTGGGCGTAGATAATCTCAACACCGTCTTGCAGGAGTATTTCAACCCGAAGGCAAAAAAGAAAATTTCAACCCGTAAAGGGGAACTGCGCCTGATGGACAAGGTGGTCCACGTCAAAAACGAAAACATCCCCTCCTATACCCCCGAAGAGTTCAAAGAGGGGGGCGAAGCGAGCGAACGGCGCATTTTCAACGGAATGTGCGGGCTGCTGTTTCGGATTGACGACGACGAGGAACTCGCGTTCGTCTATTACCCCAACGAAGAGCTGATCGTCCAGTACAAATTCGAAGGGATCGGGGAGCTGCTCAACCTCTCCTACGCCCTGAGCATCCACAAGGTTCAGGGGATGGAATACGATACCGTCGTCATCGTCATGAGTTTCTCGCATCACATCATGCTCAACACCAAACTCCTCTACACCGCCCTCACCAGGGCCAAACGCCGCTGCATCGTCGTCGGCGAAAGCGGGGCGTTCGAATCGGCGTCGCGCCGCCTCGAACACACCAGACGCGCCACGGTCATGCGCGAATTAGCTAAAGGATAA
- a CDS encoding ARMT1-like domain-containing protein, whose translation MTIQPECIGCIAAQSRRVCDAIHADETLRGEITRYVDGKLEEADFSLSPPVLAAPLYEAMARIAGKYDLYDEQKRQATAQAREYLPYLRETIESAEDPFTALLKTAVVGNVIDLAAEVSFDLHDAINSVFDTPFALDDSHALHQALQNAKTLLYIGDNTGEHIFDALVIEKLSTLYPGCAITYAVRGNPIINDVTMKEVREAGFERYCSLCDSGVPTPGFVYELATQEARSLFDTADLILAKGMGNYECMTPQRRKGIAFLLKVKCSVVAASLGQNIGDIVCKFD comes from the coding sequence AAAGCCGTCGCGTATGCGATGCGATCCATGCCGATGAAACCCTGCGCGGCGAAATCACCCGCTATGTGGACGGAAAACTCGAAGAAGCCGATTTCTCCCTTTCGCCTCCCGTTCTGGCCGCACCGCTTTATGAAGCGATGGCGCGTATCGCCGGAAAATACGATCTGTATGACGAACAAAAACGCCAGGCAACCGCGCAGGCGCGTGAATATCTTCCCTACCTTCGCGAAACGATCGAATCAGCTGAAGACCCGTTTACCGCCCTGCTGAAAACGGCGGTCGTCGGCAACGTCATCGATCTGGCGGCGGAAGTGAGTTTTGACCTTCACGACGCGATCAATTCGGTTTTCGACACCCCTTTTGCGCTTGATGATTCTCATGCTTTGCACCAAGCGCTTCAAAACGCGAAAACATTGCTCTACATCGGGGACAATACGGGAGAACACATTTTCGACGCTCTCGTCATCGAAAAGCTCTCGACCCTCTATCCCGGGTGTGCAATCACCTACGCGGTGCGCGGAAATCCCATCATAAACGACGTCACGATGAAAGAGGTCCGCGAGGCTGGGTTCGAGCGCTACTGTTCCCTTTGCGACAGCGGGGTTCCGACTCCGGGATTCGTCTACGAGCTGGCAACGCAAGAGGCCCGAAGCCTCTTCGACACGGCTGATCTGATCCTCGCCAAAGGGATGGGGAATTACGAATGCATGACCCCACAGCGCCGGAAAGGGATCGCCTTTTTACTCAAGGTAAAATGCTCCGTTGTCGCCGCTTCGCTGGGGCAAAACATCGGCGATATCGTCTGCAAATTCGACTGA
- a CDS encoding acyl-CoA acyltransferase, which translates to MALTVRKASETDIEMIAQALLESSRAGKKIGLFDLVFDTSDEETLRNHLKRLALTATKSYCHFSNFFVAVSGNQNAGVICGYEPRIATHEIFSKALEEIGFDESYHERIAAYLLCEGEVDNKTYVLDFLYVKPEFKTVDVYKELIGKSMLTARLKGYRKVQTSIEIGSAETEMIYKKLGFDVVDEKRSEYYKEQFGRAGITRLQLSL; encoded by the coding sequence ATGGCACTTACCGTTCGCAAAGCGTCCGAGACGGACATTGAAATGATTGCCCAAGCGCTCCTGGAAAGTTCGAGGGCCGGAAAGAAAATCGGCCTCTTCGACCTGGTGTTCGATACGTCCGATGAAGAGACCCTGCGGAACCATCTCAAACGCCTTGCCCTTACCGCCACCAAAAGTTATTGCCATTTCTCCAATTTTTTCGTCGCCGTTTCGGGAAATCAGAACGCCGGCGTCATCTGCGGTTACGAACCGCGCATCGCCACCCACGAAATTTTTTCCAAAGCGCTCGAGGAGATCGGGTTTGATGAGAGCTATCACGAGCGGATCGCCGCCTACCTGCTGTGCGAGGGGGAAGTGGACAATAAAACCTATGTTCTCGATTTCCTCTACGTCAAACCCGAGTTCAAAACGGTCGACGTCTACAAGGAACTCATCGGCAAAAGCATGCTGACCGCCCGTCTCAAAGGGTATCGTAAAGTACAGACCTCCATCGAGATCGGTTCGGCCGAAACCGAGATGATCTATAAAAAGCTGGGCTTCGACGTCGTCGACGAAAAACGGAGCGAGTACTACAAAGAGCAGTTCGGGCGCGCCGGAATCACGCGGCTTCAGCTCTCCCTCTAA
- a CDS encoding L,D-transpeptidase family protein gives MFKSILSFIASLVCPSEQLVVVVSNDINATSALLQRYEKRGEWEKVGESVPVTLGRAGMGYASLKEPLKREGDGRSPLGVFEITSAFGYAEQSRSRLPYLHADDKLICIDDPQDNRYNTITRLEGELPKSFERMRREDDVYRYGAVIGYNAAGEQGRGSCIFLHLNHADNHPTSGCTAMNEADLVVLLEWLDPEKKPKILQIPKSECGEFKKEFEGIDCD, from the coding sequence ATGTTTAAAAGTATTCTAAGTTTTATCGCATCTCTCGTCTGCCCTTCCGAACAGCTGGTTGTGGTCGTTTCGAACGATATCAATGCGACGAGCGCCCTTCTGCAGCGATACGAGAAACGCGGGGAGTGGGAGAAAGTGGGAGAGAGCGTCCCGGTGACGCTCGGACGCGCCGGTATGGGATACGCTTCGCTGAAAGAACCGCTCAAACGCGAAGGGGACGGCAGATCGCCGCTGGGGGTCTTCGAGATCACCTCCGCGTTCGGATACGCCGAGCAAAGCCGTTCCCGACTCCCCTATCTTCATGCGGACGACAAGCTGATCTGTATCGACGATCCGCAGGACAACCGCTACAACACGATTACCCGTCTGGAAGGGGAACTTCCCAAAAGTTTCGAGCGGATGCGGCGCGAGGACGACGTATACCGTTACGGCGCGGTGATCGGCTACAACGCTGCGGGCGAACAAGGGCGCGGCTCGTGCATTTTTTTGCATCTCAATCATGCCGACAACCATCCGACTTCGGGGTGTACCGCGATGAACGAAGCCGATTTGGTTGTGTTGCTGGAGTGGCTGGACCCGGAGAAGAAACCGAAGATACTTCAGATCCCCAAAAGCGAATGCGGAGAGTTTAAAAAAGAGTTCGAAGGAATCGATTGCGATTGA
- a CDS encoding ABC transporter substrate-binding protein yields the protein MIRFWILFLVCAAFLHAQKPLERVSVQLQWADQFQFAGYYVAKEKGFYAEAGLDVSIRPFDPKRLAIDEVMEGRSEYGIGRSSLLVDRMRGKPVVALAAIFQSSPFVLLSARSANIRSPKDLIGKRIMMTQDFQDTIAIRAMVNSQGMRMEELKFIEHSYNPIDIANGKTDVMACYISNEPFTLKEKGIETNALNPEQYGFDFYSDILFTSEKELKHHPERVRAFVTATLKGWQYAFDHIEETARLIKTRYNTQNKSYASLVYEGQILKELAYRGNQPLGAMNLEKFRRISDIYKVMGIPQDEKRLRGFLYEDTSRIALPLSIEERSLLQMRTIRYTSTFSWPPFNYRSQSGALEGIAADFWALVVKRSGMQTEFTPALTWNGVLDAIKTKSADVTLGTSISPDKEPYALFSKPYASFPNVIVTNKKIDFLPGLSALEGKNVAIGNGYGIADLIARKYPAIRIVGVDDTREGLKLLSSGRVDAVIDILPVVAFLMNEYHYVDLKISGTTEFMFDVRMMIRNDYPELKSIIDKGIDSITPAERQKIFNRYIAVTYEDSIDYRWVYGIALGALTIIALFMWRQFELGRYNRKLLEMASTDPLTQLPNRIRTDEKLAECHAYYERHRRPYAVIIIDIDWFKRINDTFGHLAGDKTLISIAQILRSHVRGTDTVGRWGGEEFIIVCPETDIEGARQVAEKLRGVINEYDFETVHTLTCSFGISESRDDDRVEDVVGRADSALYQAKEEGRNRVCAL from the coding sequence ATGATCCGTTTTTGGATACTTTTTTTAGTGTGTGCGGCGTTTTTGCATGCCCAAAAGCCGCTCGAGAGAGTTTCGGTGCAGCTTCAATGGGCGGACCAGTTCCAGTTCGCCGGGTATTACGTGGCCAAGGAAAAAGGGTTTTACGCCGAAGCGGGGCTGGACGTTTCCATCCGCCCCTTTGATCCCAAAAGACTTGCGATCGATGAGGTGATGGAAGGTCGCTCCGAATACGGGATCGGACGCTCCTCGCTTCTGGTCGACCGGATGAGGGGCAAACCGGTCGTGGCACTGGCGGCGATTTTTCAAAGTTCCCCTTTCGTGTTGCTCTCCGCGCGATCAGCCAATATCCGAAGTCCCAAAGACCTGATCGGCAAACGGATCATGATGACGCAGGATTTTCAGGATACGATTGCGATTCGCGCGATGGTCAATTCGCAGGGAATGCGGATGGAAGAGCTCAAATTCATCGAGCACAGTTATAATCCCATCGACATCGCCAACGGAAAAACCGACGTCATGGCGTGCTATATTTCGAACGAGCCGTTCACCCTCAAAGAAAAGGGGATCGAAACCAACGCCCTCAATCCCGAACAGTACGGGTTCGATTTTTACAGCGATATACTCTTTACCAGCGAGAAGGAACTCAAACACCACCCCGAACGGGTGCGCGCCTTCGTCACCGCGACCCTGAAGGGATGGCAGTACGCGTTCGACCATATCGAAGAGACCGCAAGGCTGATCAAAACCCGATACAACACTCAGAACAAATCGTACGCAAGCCTCGTTTACGAGGGGCAGATACTCAAAGAGCTCGCTTACCGGGGCAATCAGCCGCTGGGGGCCATGAACCTCGAAAAATTCCGCCGTATTTCGGATATTTACAAAGTGATGGGGATACCGCAGGACGAAAAGAGGCTGAGAGGATTTTTGTACGAAGATACCTCGCGGATCGCTCTTCCTTTGAGCATCGAGGAGCGTTCCTTGCTGCAGATGCGGACGATACGCTACACCTCTACGTTCAGCTGGCCCCCCTTCAACTACCGTTCGCAAAGCGGCGCGCTCGAAGGGATCGCGGCCGACTTCTGGGCACTTGTCGTCAAACGCAGCGGGATGCAAACCGAGTTTACCCCCGCACTGACATGGAACGGCGTACTCGATGCGATCAAGACCAAATCGGCCGACGTGACGCTGGGGACGTCGATTTCCCCCGACAAAGAACCCTACGCCCTTTTCTCCAAACCCTACGCCTCTTTCCCAAACGTAATCGTGACCAACAAAAAAATCGATTTTCTCCCCGGCCTTTCGGCACTGGAAGGGAAAAACGTCGCGATCGGAAACGGGTACGGAATCGCCGACCTGATTGCGCGAAAATACCCCGCCATCCGTATCGTCGGGGTGGACGACACGCGAGAGGGGCTTAAACTGCTCAGCTCCGGACGGGTCGACGCGGTGATCGACATCCTCCCCGTCGTAGCGTTTTTGATGAACGAATACCATTACGTCGATTTGAAAATTTCGGGGACAACCGAGTTTATGTTCGACGTGCGGATGATGATCCGAAACGATTATCCCGAACTCAAGTCGATCATCGACAAAGGGATCGATTCGATCACCCCGGCCGAGCGGCAGAAGATTTTCAACCGTTACATCGCGGTGACCTACGAAGACAGCATCGACTATCGCTGGGTATACGGAATCGCCTTGGGGGCACTGACGATCATAGCGTTGTTCATGTGGCGTCAGTTCGAACTGGGGCGCTACAACCGCAAACTGTTGGAGATGGCGTCGACCGATCCGCTGACCCAGCTTCCCAACCGGATCAGAACGGACGAAAAACTTGCCGAATGCCACGCCTATTACGAACGCCACCGCAGACCCTACGCGGTCATTATCATCGATATCGACTGGTTCAAGCGGATCAACGATACGTTCGGGCATCTGGCAGGAGACAAGACACTCATCAGTATTGCGCAGATCCTGCGCAGCCACGTTCGCGGGACCGATACCGTCGGACGTTGGGGCGGTGAAGAATTCATCATCGTCTGTCCCGAAACCGATATAGAGGGGGCGCGTCAGGTAGCCGAGAAACTGCGCGGTGTTATCAACGAATACGATTTCGAGACGGTGCACACGCTTACCTGCAGTTTCGGGATCAGCGAATCGCGCGATGACGATCGTGTGGAGGATGTCGTCGGGCGTGCCGACAGTGCCTTGTATCAGGCCAAAGAAGAGGGGAGAAACCGGGTCTGCGCCCTTTGA
- a CDS encoding cytochrome-c peroxidase, with protein sequence MKALMISAVVATAVMGASLVDEAKNAGLKPIPANKKAVEKLTSNPKNPTTAAKAELGKMLYFDPRLSKSGLVSCNTCHNLALGGSDGMSAAIGHKWKANPHHLSSPTVYNAVFYAQQFWDGRSPHLEDQAQGPIQAGPEMAAPKEHVEAVVNSIPAYVGAFQKAYGKDVKITFEKVADTIAVFERTLVTPSRYDDFLNGKKNALSKAEQKGLKTFIDKGCATCHNDIALGGTMQAFGVAGQYKHANVGDFKGNANGLVRVPTLRNVTETAPYFHNGQIATLSEAIKEMGRIQLGVDLSDAETAEIETFLKALEGKKPAIAYPMLPASTAKTPKVDVHND encoded by the coding sequence ATGAAAGCATTGATGATTTCCGCCGTTGTCGCTACCGCCGTGATGGGCGCGTCCCTTGTCGACGAAGCCAAAAACGCCGGTCTCAAGCCGATCCCGGCTAATAAAAAAGCGGTCGAAAAACTCACTTCGAATCCCAAAAACCCCACCACTGCCGCCAAAGCGGAACTGGGGAAAATGCTCTATTTCGATCCCCGCCTCTCCAAAAGCGGACTGGTCAGCTGCAACACCTGTCACAACCTCGCCCTGGGCGGGAGCGACGGGATGAGCGCCGCGATCGGCCACAAATGGAAAGCGAATCCGCATCACCTGAGTTCTCCGACGGTCTACAACGCCGTGTTCTACGCCCAGCAGTTCTGGGACGGCCGCAGCCCGCACCTCGAAGACCAGGCGCAAGGGCCGATCCAGGCGGGACCGGAGATGGCCGCTCCCAAAGAGCACGTCGAAGCGGTCGTCAACTCGATCCCCGCGTATGTCGGTGCTTTTCAGAAAGCCTACGGCAAAGACGTCAAAATCACCTTTGAAAAAGTGGCCGACACCATCGCAGTGTTCGAACGGACCCTCGTGACTCCCTCACGCTACGACGATTTCCTGAACGGCAAGAAAAACGCTCTCTCGAAGGCGGAGCAAAAAGGGCTTAAAACCTTTATCGACAAAGGGTGCGCCACCTGCCACAACGACATCGCCCTGGGCGGTACGATGCAGGCGTTCGGCGTAGCCGGACAATACAAACACGCCAACGTCGGTGACTTCAAAGGGAACGCAAACGGCCTCGTACGCGTTCCGACACTGCGCAACGTTACTGAAACGGCCCCCTATTTCCACAATGGTCAGATCGCGACCCTCTCCGAAGCGATCAAAGAGATGGGACGGATTCAGCTGGGCGTTGACCTCAGCGACGCCGAAACCGCCGAAATCGAAACCTTCCTCAAAGCGCTTGAAGGGAAAAAACCCGCCATCGCCTACCCGATGCTCCCCGCTTCAACGGCGAAAACGCCAAAAGTCGACGTTCATAACGACTAA
- a CDS encoding Na+/H+ antiporter NhaC family protein codes for MLTGERFAALLSEGWVLKTLAFAVMVGSVMFLIERSGGVSGLVHELSIKRSLVRSRRGALIPSFIAGLVIFIESSITSLVAGAIGRPFCDRYGISRAKLAFVCDSTSAPVCSIITLNGWGALLLGLIGGQIAAGLIVGESAVWLVESIAFNFYAYVALGVTFIAVWYDIDLGAMRRARIHEPAQETADPEGSVGFFLWPIFWMIAGVIGFMFLTGGGDIVKGSGSSSIFYTLLFTLALMWIYYRSKGAMETPAFLRTAFEGAKSMVPIASILLFAFAIGGVCSDMEVGRYLASFVGDYLPPQYLAAAIFLLSGVIAFATGTSWGTFSIMLPIAVPLAVALGVPPALVMGAVISGGVFGDHCSPISDTTIISAMASGCDVIEHTKTQLPYALISALIAFILFVGAGVLG; via the coding sequence GTGCTCACCGGCGAGCGTTTCGCCGCACTGCTCAGCGAAGGATGGGTCCTCAAAACGCTCGCCTTCGCGGTCATGGTCGGCTCGGTCATGTTTCTCATCGAACGCAGCGGCGGAGTCAGCGGGCTGGTGCATGAACTGAGCATCAAACGCTCCCTGGTCCGTTCCAGACGCGGCGCCCTCATCCCCAGCTTTATCGCGGGTCTCGTCATCTTTATCGAATCCTCCATCACCTCGCTCGTCGCGGGGGCGATCGGACGGCCGTTTTGCGACCGCTACGGTATCAGCCGTGCCAAACTGGCGTTCGTATGCGACTCCACCTCGGCACCGGTGTGCTCGATCATCACCCTTAACGGATGGGGAGCGTTACTGCTGGGGCTCATCGGCGGGCAGATCGCCGCGGGGCTCATCGTCGGCGAAAGCGCCGTATGGCTCGTCGAATCGATCGCGTTCAACTTTTACGCCTACGTCGCGCTGGGGGTGACGTTTATCGCCGTCTGGTACGACATCGATCTGGGGGCCATGCGCCGGGCCCGCATTCACGAACCCGCCCAAGAAACGGCCGATCCCGAGGGCTCGGTCGGCTTTTTCCTCTGGCCGATCTTCTGGATGATCGCGGGGGTGATCGGGTTTATGTTCCTCACGGGGGGCGGCGATATCGTCAAAGGTTCCGGATCGAGTTCCATTTTTTACACGCTGCTGTTCACCCTTGCATTGATGTGGATCTATTACCGTTCCAAAGGGGCGATGGAAACGCCGGCATTTCTGCGAACGGCATTCGAAGGGGCCAAATCGATGGTCCCGATCGCCTCGATCCTGCTGTTCGCGTTTGCGATCGGAGGGGTCTGCTCGGACATGGAGGTGGGGCGCTACCTCGCCTCGTTCGTCGGCGACTACCTTCCGCCGCAGTACCTCGCGGCGGCGATCTTTCTCCTTTCGGGGGTCATCGCCTTTGCGACGGGGACAAGCTGGGGGACGTTTAGCATCATGCTCCCCATCGCGGTGCCGCTCGCCGTCGCCCTGGGTGTGCCTCCCGCCCTCGTGATGGGGGCGGTGATCTCGGGAGGGGTCTTCGGCGACCACTGTTCCCCCATTTCCGACACGACGATCATCTCGGCCATGGCCTCGGGGTGCGACGTGATCGAACATACCAAAACGCAGCTTCCCTACGCCCTCATCTCGGCGCTGATCGCGTTCATCCTCTTCGTCGGTGCGGGAGTTTTGGGATGA
- the glyQ gene encoding glycine--tRNA ligase subunit alpha — MITFGDLLLKLQQFWNEQGCAIVQPYDVAAGAGTFHPATFLRSLDSQPWSVAYVAPSRRPTDGRYGENPNRLGSYYQFQVLIKPSPENIQELYLKSLEYLGLNLADHDIRFVEDNWESPTLGAWGLGWEVWLNGMEVTQFTYFQQVGGVACDPVAVEITYGTERLAMYLQGVDTVFDIVWSENAFGKTLYRDIHKEGEIEFSKYNFEIADTAMLFADFEAKAAECKRCLDAGLPLPAYDLCMMASHTFNTLDARKAISVTERANYILKIRELARGCAELYKEQEEDRIKRVKA, encoded by the coding sequence ATGATTACTTTCGGCGATCTGCTTTTGAAACTGCAACAATTCTGGAACGAACAGGGGTGCGCAATTGTACAGCCCTACGACGTTGCCGCAGGGGCGGGGACGTTTCATCCCGCAACCTTCCTGCGCTCTTTGGATTCCCAGCCCTGGTCGGTCGCCTACGTCGCGCCCAGCCGTCGTCCCACCGACGGGCGCTACGGCGAAAATCCCAACCGCCTGGGAAGCTACTACCAGTTTCAGGTGCTGATCAAACCGAGCCCCGAAAATATCCAGGAACTCTACCTCAAAAGCCTCGAATACCTGGGGCTCAACCTTGCCGACCATGACATCCGCTTCGTCGAGGACAACTGGGAATCCCCGACGCTGGGAGCCTGGGGACTGGGCTGGGAAGTATGGCTCAACGGTATGGAAGTGACACAGTTTACCTACTTCCAGCAAGTCGGAGGCGTTGCCTGCGATCCCGTGGCGGTCGAAATCACCTACGGTACGGAACGTCTGGCGATGTACCTGCAGGGGGTCGATACGGTCTTTGACATCGTCTGGAGTGAAAATGCCTTCGGAAAAACCCTTTACCGCGACATCCACAAGGAAGGGGAAATCGAATTCAGCAAATACAATTTCGAAATCGCCGATACCGCAATGCTCTTTGCCGATTTCGAAGCCAAAGCGGCCGAATGCAAACGGTGTCTGGATGCGGGGCTTCCCCTTCCCGCGTACGATCTGTGCATGATGGCCTCGCACACGTTCAACACCCTCGATGCGCGCAAAGCGATCTCGGTGACCGAACGGGCCAATTACATCCTCAAAATCCGCGAACTCGCGCGCGGATGTGCGGAACTCTACAAAGAGCAGGAAGAGGATCGGATCAAGCGGGTCAAAGCCTAA